A portion of the Krasilnikovia cinnamomea genome contains these proteins:
- a CDS encoding alkaline phosphatase family protein, whose amino-acid sequence MGQNAQVNSRGQAGRRWAAVLLATLVLTLAGCTRAAPAPMPPTSAPPLPRPDGVPRQYSKVLLIMEENHEYDAIIGDGDAPYLNDLAATYGLARQVDAGYPPECPSLAAYLLLTSGSTHDVCDDRAPRAHPITGDNLFHQVAASGREWRNYAESSPGRCVLQNAAEGRYLVRHVPATYYVDDRADCARWVLPLGDPSSGALHDDVAAGTLPAFGLVSPDACHDMHGADACPQQRTANGDRWLRDWVSQILAGPDYRAGRLAVIITWDEGTKTNNHIPTLVIAPSTRHVTADQPYTHCSTLRTIEDILGLPPLGCARTAPAMTTAFRL is encoded by the coding sequence ATGGGACAAAACGCACAGGTGAACTCCCGTGGTCAGGCCGGCCGGCGATGGGCGGCGGTGCTGCTGGCGACGCTGGTGCTGACGCTCGCCGGCTGCACCCGGGCGGCCCCGGCCCCGATGCCGCCGACCTCCGCGCCGCCGCTGCCCCGCCCGGACGGTGTGCCCCGCCAGTACAGCAAGGTGCTGCTGATCATGGAGGAGAACCACGAGTACGACGCCATCATCGGCGACGGGGACGCGCCGTACCTCAACGATCTCGCCGCCACCTACGGCCTGGCCCGCCAGGTGGACGCGGGCTACCCGCCGGAATGCCCGTCGCTGGCCGCGTACCTGCTGCTGACCAGCGGCAGCACGCACGACGTGTGCGACGACCGGGCCCCGCGCGCCCATCCGATCACCGGCGACAACCTCTTCCACCAGGTCGCCGCCAGCGGACGCGAATGGCGCAACTACGCCGAATCGTCGCCGGGCCGGTGTGTCCTGCAGAACGCGGCCGAGGGCCGTTACCTGGTCCGGCACGTCCCGGCCACCTACTACGTCGACGACCGGGCCGACTGTGCCCGCTGGGTGCTGCCGCTGGGCGATCCGAGTTCGGGCGCGCTGCACGACGATGTCGCCGCGGGCACGCTGCCGGCGTTCGGCCTGGTCAGTCCGGACGCCTGCCACGACATGCACGGCGCCGACGCCTGCCCGCAGCAGCGCACCGCCAACGGGGACCGCTGGCTGCGCGACTGGGTCTCCCAGATCCTCGCTGGGCCGGACTACCGGGCCGGACGACTCGCCGTGATCATCACCTGGGACGAGGGAACCAAGACAAACAACCACATCCCGACGCTGGTCATCGCACCGTCCACCCGGCACGTCACGGCGGACCAGCCGTACACGCACTGCTCCACCCTGCGCACGATCGAGGACATTCTGGGGCTGCCACCGCTGGGATGCGCGCGCACCGCCCCCGCGATGACGACCGCGTTCCGCCTCTGA
- a CDS encoding HNH endonuclease family protein, with amino-acid sequence MGRTPRWTIPLATLTTLTLAVTIGAATAADATPSGIPSTSTAQAQLDALTVAPQGSTSGYSRDLFPHWITISGSCNTRETVLQRDGTSVVTDASCAAVSGSWYSPFDGATWYAASDVDIDHLVPLAEAWRSGANTWTTSRRQAFANDLTRPQLIAVTDDVNQAKGDQDPATWQPSVYSYRCTYAKMWIAVKYHWSLTAQASEAGALQTMLDTCTT; translated from the coding sequence ATGGGCCGCACACCTCGCTGGACCATCCCCCTCGCCACCCTCACCACGCTGACCCTCGCGGTCACGATCGGCGCCGCGACCGCCGCCGACGCCACCCCGTCCGGGATCCCCTCCACCTCGACCGCGCAGGCCCAACTGGACGCGCTGACCGTGGCCCCGCAGGGCTCGACCAGCGGCTACTCGCGCGACCTGTTCCCGCACTGGATAACCATCAGCGGCAGCTGCAACACCCGGGAGACCGTGCTGCAGCGCGACGGCACCTCGGTGGTCACCGACGCGTCCTGCGCCGCGGTCTCCGGCTCCTGGTACTCACCGTTCGACGGCGCCACCTGGTACGCCGCCTCCGATGTGGACATCGACCACCTCGTCCCGCTGGCCGAGGCCTGGCGCTCCGGCGCGAACACCTGGACCACCAGCCGGCGCCAGGCGTTCGCCAACGACCTCACCCGCCCCCAGCTGATCGCCGTCACCGACGACGTCAACCAGGCCAAGGGAGACCAGGACCCCGCCACGTGGCAGCCGTCCGTGTACTCCTACCGGTGCACCTACGCCAAGATGTGGATCGCGGTGAAGTACCACTGGAGCCTCACCGCGCAGGCGAGTGAGGCCGGCGCCCTGCAAACCATGCTCGACACCTGCACCACCTGA